In Desulfovibrio litoralis DSM 11393, a genomic segment contains:
- a CDS encoding protein-glutamate methylesterase/protein-glutamine glutaminase encodes MIKILIADDSVFIRKILTTILEKDPLLKVIGNAKNGEEAVALCKELNPDVMTLDVDMPKLNGLEVLERIMPTNPLPVLMVSSLTSEGAETTLKALELGALDFIPKLSKSGGLNVFNIESDLIEKVKAVAHRKAIMQRNLKNKTLLNNNPSRSTLLSGTGSSYQPTHVSSLASVTRNTSRPTKDVVAIGVSTGGPPAVQKILSGFEADFPAPILIAQHMPASFTGPFAARLNNICKIQVKEAEHGERPRPGWAYVSPGGKHLSLEGRMGSLTLSVREEPKDALYKPSANVLMESVSLLGRRALGVILTGMGSDGMEGMKILKQKGGRVLAQNEASCVVYGMPKAVVDANLADEVVDIENMSVAILNNIYQ; translated from the coding sequence GTGATTAAAATTTTGATAGCCGATGATTCTGTGTTTATTCGTAAAATACTTACCACTATTTTAGAAAAAGACCCTTTACTTAAAGTAATTGGTAATGCCAAAAATGGTGAAGAAGCCGTGGCGCTTTGTAAAGAGCTAAATCCTGATGTAATGACGCTTGACGTTGATATGCCAAAGCTTAACGGGCTTGAGGTTTTAGAACGTATTATGCCGACTAACCCTTTACCCGTATTAATGGTTAGCTCTTTAACCAGTGAAGGAGCCGAGACAACGCTTAAAGCCTTGGAGCTCGGAGCTTTGGATTTTATTCCGAAACTCTCAAAAAGTGGGGGGCTTAACGTTTTTAATATCGAATCTGATTTGATAGAAAAAGTTAAGGCTGTGGCTCATCGTAAGGCGATTATGCAGCGTAACTTAAAAAATAAAACACTTTTAAACAACAACCCTTCTCGTTCTACTTTGCTTTCCGGAACAGGTTCTTCTTATCAACCTACTCACGTTTCAAGTTTAGCTTCGGTTACAAGAAACACAAGCAGGCCGACCAAAGATGTTGTTGCTATCGGCGTATCTACTGGTGGGCCTCCGGCTGTTCAAAAAATTTTATCGGGGTTTGAAGCAGATTTTCCCGCTCCTATTTTAATAGCACAACATATGCCGGCATCTTTCACAGGGCCTTTTGCCGCAAGGCTTAATAACATCTGTAAAATACAGGTTAAAGAAGCAGAACACGGAGAACGACCACGTCCGGGTTGGGCTTACGTCTCTCCCGGAGGAAAGCATTTAAGCTTGGAAGGGCGTATGGGATCTTTAACGCTTTCAGTTAGAGAAGAGCCTAAAGACGCACTCTATAAACCTTCTGCCAACGTATTGATGGAATCGGTCAGCCTTCTGGGACGCAGGGCTCTTGGTGTTATTTTAACCGGAATGGGCAGTGATGGTATGGAAGGTATGAAAATATTAAAACAAAAAGGTGGGCGAGTCTTAGCCCAAAACGAAGCTAGTTGCGTTGTATACGGAATGCCTAAAGCGGTAGTCGACGCTAATCTTGCCGATGAAGTTGTTGATATTGAGAATATGTCTGTTGCGATATTAAACAATATTTACCAATAA
- a CDS encoding HEAT repeat domain-containing protein, whose protein sequence is MQNPQEVNELLNSSDEDVIRAGAFFAGENKIVSAVPLLVKLLESGKPGIIEAGERALNKIGGATTITALAPLLRSENVSVRNSAMELLRNIGKQDINSLVRLLYDDDADIRIFISDILGSSGSLYAVNPLSSALLKDPEVNVRYQAAVSLGELGFPQAADSLTQALQDEEWVQFAVIEALTKIKAESSLNPMLNILSTCTPLVASMLINALGEIGNIKVIPILIKNLYKAPKVLQVHYAKAIVKLLGHSSLPLMSEKDRETLKSILHESLDATDGDDDDLIEVAIIGLGALGGEESTKKIIDYVMRTNPDKSPELIDLAIKAIGTIGFNQEIVKTIEQGDEAAKTVVVTAMPVMNPDLCVELLKNNFWVATRDNQRAYIEYLSTYGDGQGVEFFVDVLHKHKDGNILKSALRYLGSHATYEQAGKKMFEFLEHPYDDVKETALESCIALNSPEMTKHFREMAISDIPFNRLMGIYALASQNNDDNLDVLKEALADQDSGIRRIAIEGMSRISPVSEPRRELIVSCLSDEDKDVRLAVLEYLGTCADKPSLALLMQALDDVDIWIVARAIEALGRQKYEQALPRLIELLQSDNQLIVIKSIDALSKIGGQEAFSAILNLVAHDDNDIQQAAESAVDYMRGMGRK, encoded by the coding sequence ATGCAAAATCCACAGGAAGTAAACGAGCTTTTAAATAGTTCCGATGAAGATGTAATTCGTGCCGGAGCTTTTTTTGCCGGAGAAAATAAAATTGTTTCCGCTGTTCCTCTTTTGGTAAAGCTTTTGGAAAGTGGTAAGCCCGGTATTATTGAAGCCGGCGAAAGAGCCTTGAATAAAATCGGCGGTGCAACCACCATTACTGCGTTAGCTCCCTTATTGCGTTCGGAAAATGTTTCTGTTCGCAACTCTGCAATGGAATTATTACGAAATATAGGAAAGCAGGATATTAATTCTTTGGTTCGCCTGCTTTATGACGATGATGCCGATATTAGAATTTTTATTTCTGATATTTTGGGAAGTTCGGGAAGCTTGTATGCCGTTAACCCTTTATCTTCCGCTTTACTTAAAGATCCTGAAGTTAACGTGAGGTATCAGGCGGCCGTCAGCCTAGGAGAGCTTGGTTTTCCTCAGGCAGCAGATAGCCTGACTCAAGCTTTGCAAGACGAAGAATGGGTACAATTTGCCGTGATTGAAGCCTTGACAAAGATTAAAGCAGAGTCAAGTTTAAATCCGATGTTAAATATTTTGTCTACTTGTACTCCTCTTGTGGCTTCAATGCTGATTAACGCACTCGGAGAAATAGGCAACATCAAAGTTATTCCTATTTTAATAAAAAATTTATATAAAGCTCCAAAAGTTTTGCAGGTGCATTACGCTAAGGCAATTGTTAAGCTTTTAGGGCATTCATCTTTGCCTTTAATGAGTGAAAAAGATCGCGAAACGCTTAAAAGTATCTTGCATGAATCTCTTGATGCGACCGATGGTGATGATGATGACCTTATTGAGGTTGCAATTATCGGGCTTGGTGCTTTAGGCGGAGAAGAGAGTACAAAAAAAATAATCGATTATGTTATGCGAACTAACCCGGATAAATCTCCGGAACTTATTGACCTTGCCATAAAAGCGATTGGAACTATCGGGTTTAATCAAGAAATTGTCAAAACGATAGAACAAGGAGACGAAGCGGCAAAAACCGTTGTTGTTACGGCGATGCCTGTTATGAATCCTGACTTATGTGTTGAATTGTTAAAAAATAATTTTTGGGTGGCAACAAGAGATAACCAAAGAGCTTATATCGAATATTTATCAACGTATGGAGACGGACAAGGCGTTGAATTTTTTGTAGATGTTTTACATAAGCATAAAGACGGCAATATTTTAAAAAGCGCTTTACGTTATCTTGGTTCTCATGCGACTTATGAACAAGCCGGTAAAAAAATGTTTGAATTTCTCGAACACCCTTACGATGATGTTAAAGAAACCGCTCTGGAAAGTTGTATTGCCTTAAACTCGCCTGAGATGACAAAACATTTTAGAGAAATGGCTATTAGTGATATTCCGTTTAATCGCTTGATGGGAATTTATGCCCTTGCCAGTCAAAATAATGACGACAATTTAGATGTATTAAAAGAAGCCTTGGCTGATCAAGATTCCGGAATACGCCGTATTGCCATTGAAGGAATGTCTCGGATTTCCCCGGTTTCTGAGCCTCGCCGAGAGCTTATCGTTTCTTGTTTGTCTGATGAGGACAAAGATGTTCGTTTGGCTGTTTTGGAGTATCTTGGAACTTGTGCCGATAAACCTTCGTTGGCATTGTTAATGCAAGCTCTGGACGATGTTGACATCTGGATTGTAGCAAGAGCGATTGAAGCTCTTGGGCGTCAAAAATATGAACAGGCTCTTCCAAGATTAATTGAACTTTTACAAAGCGATAATCAGTTGATTGTAATTAAAAGCATAGACGCACTATCTAAAATTGGTGGACAAGAAGCTTTTTCTGCCATATTGAATCTTGTGGCACATGACGACAACGATATACAGCAAGCAGCTGAGTCTGCTGTTGATTATATGCGTGGCATGGGGAGGAAGTAA
- a CDS encoding CheR family methyltransferase produces MSSLFSKSLGVKKEIKVTDEEFKQLRDFIYAQCGIFIAENRKYLIENRLTNRINELNLKSFSEYSYYLRFDAQRKSELTKLFEVITTNETSFFRNPPQLSVFQEKVLKSTIDKIKSTGQKKLRIWSAGCSTGEEPYTLAIILHEVLKSEIALWDIKITANDLSEAVLASARKGIYSDYAMRTTPKEIIAKYFTQVDNMYHINPKLKQLVSFGSINLSDKMMLKRVERSHIVFCRNVIIYFDEEMKRQVIESFYDNLLPGGCLLIGHSESLHNLSKAFKPEHHPGAIVYRKQE; encoded by the coding sequence ATGTCTTCATTGTTTTCAAAAAGTCTTGGGGTTAAAAAAGAAATAAAAGTTACAGATGAAGAGTTTAAACAACTTCGAGACTTTATATATGCACAATGCGGTATTTTTATTGCTGAAAATCGTAAGTATTTAATCGAAAATCGTTTGACTAATCGAATTAATGAGCTGAACTTAAAAAGTTTTAGCGAATATTCTTATTATTTGCGTTTTGATGCCCAACGTAAGTCCGAATTGACCAAACTTTTTGAGGTTATTACAACCAATGAAACAAGTTTTTTCAGAAACCCGCCTCAACTTTCTGTTTTTCAAGAAAAAGTTTTAAAATCAACTATTGATAAAATTAAGAGTACGGGACAAAAAAAATTGCGTATTTGGTCTGCCGGTTGTTCTACCGGTGAAGAACCTTATACTCTTGCCATTATTTTACACGAAGTTTTAAAAAGCGAAATTGCTTTGTGGGATATCAAAATAACTGCCAATGATTTGTCGGAAGCGGTTTTAGCCTCAGCTCGCAAAGGTATTTACAGTGATTATGCGATGCGTACTACTCCTAAAGAAATTATTGCAAAATATTTTACTCAAGTAGACAATATGTATCATATTAATCCAAAATTGAAACAACTTGTCAGCTTTGGATCAATTAATTTAAGCGATAAAATGATGCTTAAAAGAGTTGAGCGTTCTCATATTGTGTTTTGTAGGAATGTTATTATTTACTTTGATGAAGAAATGAAAAGACAGGTAATAGAATCATTTTATGATAATCTTTTGCCGGGTGGCTGTTTATTGATAGGACATTCTGAATCTTTACATAACTTGAGTAAAGCTTTTAAGCCGGAACATCACCCCGGGGCAATAGTTTATCGTAAGCAGGAATAA
- a CDS encoding ParA family protein: protein MVAKIIAIANQKGGVGKTTTTITLSAALAKNGYRVLVVDLDPHACASVHLRFYPDESSFSVNDIFADEAHDLDYLWENIRQHHYYGFDIVPANIRLAELEVDLRSRKGKGGILQNALNHVSKEYDFILLDCPPHVGILLVNALVASDLVIIPIQTDFLALHGLKLLFDTLRILNKVLPNPIVYRALPTMFDRRARACHRVIELLTQKLGDRMFSTVIGIDTRFRDASAKGQVIFEIAPDSRGAREYNELAEEMLRL, encoded by the coding sequence ATAGTGGCAAAGATCATAGCAATAGCAAATCAAAAAGGCGGAGTTGGTAAAACAACTACCACCATAACTTTGTCGGCTGCACTAGCAAAAAACGGTTATCGTGTGTTGGTTGTTGACCTTGACCCACATGCTTGTGCATCGGTGCATTTGCGTTTTTATCCTGATGAATCATCTTTTAGTGTAAATGATATTTTTGCAGACGAAGCTCACGACCTGGACTATCTCTGGGAAAATATAAGACAACATCATTATTACGGCTTTGATATTGTTCCGGCAAATATTCGCCTTGCCGAGCTTGAGGTTGACTTAAGATCTCGCAAGGGAAAAGGGGGGATTTTACAAAACGCATTAAATCATGTTAGTAAAGAATATGACTTTATTTTGCTTGACTGTCCGCCTCATGTCGGTATTTTGTTGGTTAACGCTCTTGTTGCTTCTGATTTGGTAATTATTCCTATTCAAACAGACTTTTTGGCCTTACATGGATTAAAACTTTTGTTTGATACTTTACGAATTTTAAATAAAGTGTTGCCTAATCCGATTGTTTATAGGGCATTGCCCACTATGTTTGACAGAAGGGCGAGAGCCTGTCATAGAGTGATTGAGCTTTTAACCCAAAAGCTCGGAGATAGAATGTTTTCTACTGTCATTGGGATAGATACAAGGTTTAGAGACGCAAGTGCCAAAGGGCAAGTTATTTTTGAAATAGCTCCGGACAGTAGGGGGGCAAGAGAATATAACGAATTGGCAGAAGAAATGTTGAGACTATGA
- a CDS encoding chemotaxis protein CheW, producing the protein MKKTPEQYFQEQDFAVLEADINAGHEFTLAEIAFMEKYLGIERSDLKQKNSPLASLKYDDTYIGNGQTLGPPEEPVEQVLKREENMLLVGFFIGNQEFTIPTVAVQEVIKAIPVSKMPISPDFVHGVINLRGRITPLVHLGEMLEVSGYDKKKEGFVIVCRRRGLQFGLMIEKVHTMYRVAQGSIDWAVEAHIGASVEYISGLLKINDMLVSVVSIDKIVERILAE; encoded by the coding sequence ATGAAAAAAACACCTGAACAATACTTTCAAGAACAAGATTTTGCTGTACTCGAAGCAGACATTAACGCCGGGCATGAATTTACCTTGGCTGAGATTGCTTTTATGGAAAAATATCTTGGAATTGAAAGATCAGACCTAAAACAGAAAAATAGTCCTTTAGCTTCTTTAAAATATGACGATACATATATAGGAAACGGACAAACCCTTGGTCCACCCGAAGAACCCGTTGAACAAGTGCTTAAACGAGAAGAAAATATGCTCTTGGTTGGTTTTTTTATAGGAAATCAAGAGTTTACGATTCCGACTGTTGCTGTTCAAGAGGTTATAAAGGCTATTCCGGTATCAAAAATGCCTATTTCTCCTGATTTTGTTCACGGGGTTATAAACCTTAGAGGGCGTATTACTCCTTTGGTTCATTTAGGCGAAATGCTTGAAGTTTCTGGATATGACAAGAAAAAAGAAGGATTTGTTATTGTTTGTCGTAGACGTGGCTTACAGTTTGGTTTAATGATAGAAAAGGTGCATACAATGTACAGGGTTGCTCAAGGTAGTATTGATTGGGCAGTCGAAGCTCATATAGGGGCAAGCGTTGAATATATTTCAGGTTTGTTAAAAATTAATGATATGTTAGTTAGTGTTGTTTCAATAGATAAAATAGTCGAAAGAATTTTAGCAGAATAG
- a CDS encoding response regulator, with amino-acid sequence MPKHILVVDDSKTVRNLVSFIMKSEGYKVTSAEDGLDALEKLYSIDDIDLIISDINMPHMDGLTFIKTLREQEKYRDIPIAVLSTEGQEKDIQLGMGLGANLYMVKPAQPEKMVKNVKMLLGC; translated from the coding sequence ATGCCAAAACATATACTTGTGGTTGATGACTCCAAAACAGTAAGAAACTTGGTGTCTTTTATCATGAAAAGCGAGGGCTATAAAGTTACTTCGGCAGAAGATGGGCTTGACGCTTTAGAAAAGTTGTACTCCATTGATGATATTGATTTGATCATTTCTGATATAAATATGCCACACATGGACGGTTTAACTTTTATTAAAACCTTAAGAGAACAAGAAAAATATAGAGATATTCCCATTGCCGTATTATCTACCGAAGGTCAGGAAAAAGACATACAGCTTGGAATGGGTCTTGGGGCTAACCTATATATGGTTAAGCCGGCTCAACCTGAAAAAATGGTTAAAAATGTCAAAATGCTTTTAGGTTGCTAA